A region of Emys orbicularis isolate rEmyOrb1 chromosome 20, rEmyOrb1.hap1, whole genome shotgun sequence DNA encodes the following proteins:
- the TSACC gene encoding TSSK6-activating co-chaperone protein translates to MRSAQGRGTSSVPPQMEPETDAQEEKQHWKNTARRSTQNSREDNFEGPSSSFKKLCPAKPSPSFLELPSSQRRPSPGLPCAQAARKGQKKFTPDHQPQECYGLLECMHNNIQIQTQIALAQLSILEGLQESMNLLLASDEEKGKEQRDQEGLQNSASSPT, encoded by the exons ATGCGCAGTGCCCAGGGTCGTG GCACAAGCTCTGTTCCTCCTCAGATGGAGCCAGAAACAGATGCTCAGGAAGAAAAACAACACTGGAAAA ACACAGCGAGACGATCCACTCAAAACTCAC GAGAGGATAACTTCGAAGGCCCTTCCTCTTCTTTTAAGAAGCTATGTCCTGCCAAACCCTCCCCCAGCTTTCTTGAGCTTCCATCTTCCCAACGGAGGCCCAGCCCAGGTCTACCCTGTGCCCAGGCTGCCAGGAAAGGACAGAAAAAATTCA CCCCTGATCATCAGCCACAGGAATGCTACGGCCTACTGGAGTGCATGCACAACAACATCCAGATCCAAACCCAGATCGCTCTGGCACAATTGAGCATCCTGGAAGGCTTGCAGGAATCCATGAACTTGCTTCTGGCTAGCGAcgaggagaaggggaaggagcagagagatcAGGAGGGCCTGCAaaactcagcctcctcccccacctaa